Proteins encoded in a region of the Watersipora subatra chromosome 5, tzWatSuba1.1, whole genome shotgun sequence genome:
- the LOC137396704 gene encoding ATP-dependent DNA helicase pif1-like, which produces MSVNRFFFLDAPGGTGKTFLLNLLLAKIRSNRQVVLAVAYSGIAATLLEGGRTSHSMFKLPLDIGLLETPVCNIRKCTRLAHLLQTTKIIVWDECTMAHKATLEALDRTPKDLYNSDKLMGGVCVFLAGDFGSILPVIPRRTPADELKACLKDSYIWHCVEVCKLTTNMRVHMGGDDALGEFSAQLLNIGEGKLPANNGLISLPDNCRFIVDTEDNLLQKVYPNIHENYLQHQWLKKRVILAPKDDTVDHINQLLL; this is translated from the coding sequence ATGAGCGTGAATCGATTTTTTTTCTTGGACGCTCCCGGTGGAACTGGTAAAACTTTCTTGCTCAATCTTTTGCTTGCTAAAATCAGATCTAACCGACAAGTCGTACTGGCAGTCGCATATTCAGGTATAGCCGCTACGTTGCTGGAAGGTGGAAGAACATCTCATTCCATGTTTAAACTACCATTAGATATAGGACTCCTGGAGACTCCTGTTTGCAACATTCGTAAATGTACCAGATTGGCTCACTTGTTACAGAccacaaaaataattgtttgggaTGAATGCACAATGGCACATAAAGCAACATTGGAAGCTCTGGATCGCACGCCTAAAGACCTTTATAACAGTGACAAACTTATGGGCGGTGTATGTGTATTTCTTGCAGGCGATTTTGGTTCAATTCTACCGGTCATACCTAGAAGAACTCCAGCTGATGAACTCAAAGCTTGCTTAAAGGATTCTTATATATGGCACTGTGTAGAAGTTTGTAAACTAACGACAAATATGAGAGTGCATATGGGAGGGGATGACGCTTTGGGGGAGTTTTCTGCACAACTTTTAAATATTGGTGAAGGAAAGCTACCAGCTAACAATGGGCTAATCTCTCTACCTGATAATTGCCGATTTATTGTAGACACAGAAGACAatttactacaaaaagtgtACCCAAATATTCACGAAAACTATCTTCAGCACCAATGGCTGAAAAAAAGGGTAATTCTTGCACCTAAAGATGACACTGTTGACCACATCAATCAACTACTTCTTTAA
- the LOC137396707 gene encoding uncharacterized protein, protein MTYVRQHGRPDLFITLTCNPKWTDIKEALLDGQAAHDRHDIVARVFGLKVKLLLNLITKGKNFGDAQCFLYSIEWQKRGLPHCHLLLWLVEKIRPFQVDPIISAEIPDNKENPTLYSIVTKQMIHGPCGNLNRFSLCMKDKNAPNNTREH, encoded by the coding sequence ATGACCTATGTCAGACAACATGGAAGGCCAGatttatttataacattaaCGTGCAATCCAAAATGGACGGATATCAAAGAAGCTCTCCTAGATGGGCAAGCAGCTCATGACAGACATGACATTGTAGCTAGAGTGTTTGGGCTAAAAGTGAAACTACTGCTCAACTTGATAACCAAGGGAAAAAATTTTGGCGATGCTCAATGTTTCCTTTATTCAATTGAATGGCAAAAACGAGGTCTGCCTCATTGTCATCTTCTTCTATGGCTGGTAGAAAAAATACGCCCATTTCAAGTCGACCCAATAATATCTGCAGAAATTCCAGATAACAAGGAGAACCCAACTCTGTACAGCATCGTTACCAAGCAAATGATACATGGACCATGTGGCAACCTCAATCGCTTTTCTCTCTGTATGAAAGACAAAAATGCACCAAACAATACCCGCGAGCACTAA